TTAATAGAGCGATTCAATATTTTAAAGAAGAAGATATTCCGGAGTTCTTGGGAGAGGCCGGATTCAAAAAAGCGATTCTATTATATACTTGGTCAAAGAATGGAAGTCCTCAATATTATAAAGCAGCCATTAATGCTTTTCAGGATGTATTGAAAGTGTTCAAGCGAGATACACATCCTCAGAAATTTGCAGATGTACATCACAATCTGGCGTTAATTTATTCTGAAATTCCGGTAGGTGCTGACGAGAAACCAATGTGGACGGCCTTTTGTGCATCATCCTTCAAAGAAGTTCTGGCTTTTTATACAAAAGATAAGTATCCGTATGAAAATGCAATGGCAAGTCATAATTATGCGACAGCGTTAATGCATTTTCCTCCAGCAAAAATTCATGACAATCTTGAAAAAGCAGCTGGTCTGTTTGAGGAAGCGCTTGAGGTGAGAACGGCAGAAGCATATCCCTTTGAACGTGCTTTGACCTTGATGAATCAATTGGAATTGGGATGGCTTACACATAACGAAACTAGTGAGGAGGAGTTGAAAAAATATGAAGAAATGAAGGAAAAAGCCGAGGAAGTGAAAACTTTGGTGACAGATGCTGGTATACTAGAACAAGCTGAGAAGCATCTCCAAGAATTGGAAAAAGTAAAAAGTTTAATTTAGGAGGGTTATGCACGAAACATCTATCGTAAATAGCATTATTGCGACTTTGGAACAAGAGTTTGAAGCTGAGAAACTCCAGAAGATGAAAGCAATTCACCTGAAAGTGGGAATCCTTTCGAACATAGAACCGCGTTTGCTACACAACGCATATGATGTTTATCATTTAAGGGATGGCAGATTTCAGAACGTTGCTTTGAAAATAGAATCGACACAATTGAAAATTCAATGTGAAGTTTGCGATCATGTTACCAATGTGGAGAATTACAGGTTTCTATGCGAAAATTGCGAACGACCAAGTAAAAATGTAATCGAAGGGGAGGAAATGTTGATTCACAAAATAGAATTTGATGACTAGACCATTAGGTCTTTATAAACACAAAAAAACGATGAGCGTAGATAAATCAACAAAGGCGGCACGAGGAACTGTGCAATGCGAGAACACTAATATCAATTTGCTCAAAGCAAATGATTTTGTAGCGGATATTATTAAAAAGGAAATGGCTAAAACCAATACTCTTTTAATCAACATAACCTCATCAGCAGGTAGTGGTAAGACCACCTTAATGCAGAAAACCGCAGAAAAACTAAAGGATAAAATAACAATGGCCGTGATGGTCGGAGATTTAGAAACGGAACGTGATGCAGAGCGTATTCGGGAGACCGGCATACATGCCCTGCAGATAGTAACGGGAGGTATTTGCCATCTGGAAGCTCAAATGGTGCATCAGGTTTTAGACCAATTCGACTTGGAGAATATTGATTTATTGTTCATAGAAAATGTGGGCAATTTGGTTTGTCCGGCTTCTTTCGATTTGGGTGAAGACTATCGCGTTACCTTAATGGCAACAACAGAAGGTGATGACAAGCCCAAAAAGTATCCTAAAATGTTTTTGACCAGCGATATGATGGTCGTTTCAAAAGCCGATTTATTGCCTTACGTGCCTTTCTCAGTAGAAGCCGTAATCAAGGATGCGCGAGAGGTAAACCATGAAATAGAAGTGTTACAAGTTTCGTCTACGAACGGAGAGGGAATAGATGCTTGGTGTGATTGGTTACTGGAGAAAATTGAACGGAAGAAAGGATAATGGCTAAATGCAAAAAACCTTTGAAATTACTATTTCTGGTCAAGTACAAGGGGTGGGTTTCCGTCCTTTTGTGTATAGTTTATCTAAACAATTTCAATTGAGGGGTTCGGTTTGCAATAATCAAGACGGAGTACTAATTCACATCAATGCCTCCGAAGAAAAAGCAACTAATTTTCTGGTTCAACTACTAGAAAATGCTCCATCAATTTCTATCATTCAATCACATAAGATTTCCGAAATTCCGTTTCAAGAATTCGATGGCTTCAAGATAATTCCTTCAGAAGCAAAGCATCAAACCAACATTCCGTTAACCCCAGATTTTTCTATTTGCGAATCATGCAAAGCTGAAATTAGGGATAAAAGCAATCGGCGATATGGGTATGCTTTTACCACATGCACCAACTGCGGCCCAAGATTTGCGGCGACCACAAAATTTCCTTTTGAGAGGTCAAATACAACGGTTTCTGCCTTTAAAATGTGTGCTACTTGTCAATCGGAATATATCAATCCTGATGACAGGCGATTTCATTCGCAAACGAATGGCTGCCCCGATTGTGGGATTCAATTAAAACTGCAAGATTATGACGGGAGGCAATTTGATGGAGACCATAAGGAGCTAGTTAAGAAAACATCCGACTTCATCCGAAAAGGAAGCATCCTGGCACTTAAAAACACAAATGGTTATCTGCTATGTTGCGATGCCAATAATAAGTCGGCGATAGAACGTTTACGTGAAAAAAAGCAACGCCCTGCGAAACCTTTTGCCTTGCTCTATCCATCCTTGGAAAGAATCAAAAAAGACTTTAACCTAAGTGCTACAGAAGAAAATGCACTTACTTCATCTGTAGCTCCCATAGTTATTTTGAACCCGAAGAAGTCTATTCCTGACTTGGAACAAGATGGTATCGCTCCAGGATTGAATCAATTCGGTGTTATGTTACCATCATCAGCTTTGCTCACGGTTTTGATGGATGAACTTGGTACTCCGATCATCGCCACGAGTGGAAATGTTCATGGCTCCCCGATTATCTCGAAAGAATCAGAAGCAATTCAAAAACTATCTGGAGTGGCTGATTATTTCCTGCATCACGATTTAGAAGTTACTTTTCCTCAGGATGATTCTGTATTTCGGTTTACTGATGAACATCAAATTACACTTCGACGTTCTCGTGGATTAGCTCCCAACTTTCTGAATATGACACCTTCGGGAAACGAAAAGATACTGGCCATGGGTGCCCATTTAAAGAGCACGTTTACGTTTGTGCCTAATTCGCATACCTATATGAGTCCTTATCTTGGAAATCTGGATAGCTATGATGTTTCCGAAAGATTTCAGAATAGTATTGGACAATTTGAAAAGTTGTTTCAAACACAACCGGAAGTAATTTTGATAGATGCCCATCCACAATATCAAAGTAGCATTTTGGGAAGGGAGTTGGCTGAAAAATGGAATGCGGAATATATCTCCATACAACATCACAAAGCCCATTTTGCAAGTGTTTTAGGCGAACACGATTTATTTGATTCCAAAGAAAAAATACTAGGTCTAGTTTGGGATGGAACTGGGTTTGGAGAAGACAATATGATATGGGGAGGCGAGTCCTTTACGTATCAAAATCACGAAATGGAACGGCTGATTCACTTTGAATATTATGATTGGTTGGCTGCTGATAAAATGGCGAAAGAACCAAGATTGTCCTTTCTCAGTATACTTCCCAATGCAGAAAAGGAAATTGCCAGGAAGAAGTTTTCCGAAACGGAATGGAAAGTCTATTTAAAAATGTTGGAGAACAACCCATTGAAAACATCATCGGTAGGACGCTTGTTTGACGCGGTTGCATCCTTGTTGGGTATAATAGATGTGACTAGCTATGAAGGTGAGGCTGCAATGCTATTAGAAAATCAAGCAAGAATGTATGTTGGAAATGATGAAGTTGATTTTTTAGCAGGGGTAGTATTTGAAAACATTCCAACAAAAACAATTATTCAAAATATTCATCAAGCTATGGTAGATGGTTTCTCAATTCCAAGAATTGCGAATAGTTTTATTCATACGCTAGCGCGCGTGATTTTTAATATAGCAAAGCAGCATAATTTTAGTTGTATTGCTTGTAGTGGCGGGGTTTTTCAAAATGCTGTACTCATCGAAAAGCTTATAAAACTAGCTGAAAATTCGGGAATAAAGTTAAAATTTAATCGTATATTGTCTAGTAACGATGAGAATATTTCGTTCGGTCAGTTATCTTATTATCAGCATATTAAAAAGTAAATTATGTGTTTAGCGATTCCAGGTAAAATCAAGAGTATTGAAATGCAGTATGATGGCAAGGTGCGCATGGCTAAAGTGTTATTTGGCGGTATAACCAAAGAGGCCAGTTTAGAAATGCTGCCTGATGCCGATATTGACGATTATGTATTGGTACACGTTGGTGTTGCCATCAGCAAAGTAGATGAAGAAGAAGCGCAAAAAACGTTTAAGTATCTGGAAGAGATTGGGGAACTGGGAGACCTTACCGATGTAGATGAATATTTGCCAAAAACTAATTAAAACCGTTTGCCGTGAAATGATCCATTACAAACATTACATTCAATTTGCAAATTGAGCGAATTACATCTGACCAATTAATAAAAATAAAAATCTACAGATGAAATACATGTCTGAATACCGCGACCCTGAACTCGCAAAAAAATATTTGGAAGAAATAAAGAACACCGTTTCTAGACCTTGGTCGATTATGGAAGTTTGTGGTGGGCAAACACATAGCCTTGTGAAAAATGGTATCATTGAAATGTTACCGGATTCGGTTACTATGATTCATGGACCCGGGTGCCCCGTTTGTGTGACTCCTTTGAATTTAATCGATAAAGCGGTGTATCTCGCCTCAGACAAAGGAGTGATTCTTTGCTCCTTTGGAGATATGCTGAGAGTGCCTGGTTCTCAAAAAAGTTTGCTTGAAGCAAAAGCAGAAGGAGCCGATGTACGGATTTTATATTCTCCCTTAGAGGCTGTAAAAATTGCCGAAGACAATCCGGATAAAGAAGTTGTTTTCTTTGCCGTTGGCTTTGAAACAACGGCTCCGGCAAATGCCTTGTCGGTAGTGCACGCGCATCGTAGAGGCGTAAAAAACTATTCTATTTTGGCATCGCATGTCTTGGTGCCACCAGCAATAAAAGCGGTAATCGATGATGAGGAAAGTAAAATAGATGGCTTTTTGGCTGCTGGTCATGTATGTACCATAATGGGCAATACGGAGTATCATCCAATATCGGCCAAATATAAAGTGCCGATCGTGGTTACGGGTTTTGAACCTTTAGATGTGCTGCAAGGTATTTTGATGGTTATCCGTCAATTAGAGCAAAGTAAGTCTGAAGTTGAAAATCAATACGCTAGAATCGTTCGGGAGGAAGGTAATCGTGATGCTCAAAAAGTCATTGATGAAGTTTTTGAAGTTAGACATCAGATGTGGCGGGGTATTGGGGAAATTCCTGATAGCGGCTATGCCGTTCGTGAGAAATATGCAGCGTTTGATGCTACAAAAAAATTTAGTGTCACGATTGAAGAGGCACCTGAAAACCCAGACTGTATTTCAGGTCAGGTTATGAAGGGAATCAAAAAGCCTTTTGAGTGCTCTCAATTTGGTAAAGCGTGTAAACCTACAAATCCACTTGGTGCGCCCATGGTCAGTAGTGAAGGGGCTTGTGCTGCCTATTATCACTTTTCCGGACTAGTTGAAGCTTAATCGAAACCAAATGCCGGAGAACAACAAAATACGCGTGCAGCTGCAATGCCCCATGCCTAAACTTGACTTTGATGTCATCACTTTAGGGCATGGAAGTGGCGGAGTACTAACCAACAGACTTTTAGATAGTGGTGTTTTTGATCTGCTGAAAAACGATATCCTCGACGAACGCCATGATGGTGCATTTTTAGAGTTGCATGGCAAAACGGCTTTTTCTACAGATAGCTTTTTAGTGTCTCCCATATTTTTCCCCGGGGGAAATATTGGAGAGTTGGCCGTAAACGGAACGGTCAATGATCTGGCAATGTGCGGGGCTACGCCCAAATATCTCTCGTTAAGTTTTATCATTGAGGAAGGACTTCCAGTAAAAGAATTTTGGGATATTCTGGTAGCCATCAAATTCGCTTGTGAAAAAGCAGGCGTGCAAATCGTTACTGGCGATACTAAAGTGGTTGAAAAGGGTAAGGGCGACAAAATTTTCGTGAACACTTCAGGTGTCGGACCTATTCATCCCAAAGCAAATATCCGCGTAAAAAATATATCCGTAGGAGACAAAATAATTATTAGTGGAAATGTTGCATCTCACGGAATGGCTATCATGTCGGTTCGTGAAGGTTTAGAATTCGGCTCTGAAATCAAGAGTGATACCACCAATCTAAATCATACCATACTACGATTGATTGAGCTGTTTGGAGAAAGTATTCATTTATTGACTGACCCGACACGGGGTGGTGTTGCAACAGTATTGAAAGAAATTGCACAATCTTCTGAAATAGGTATCGACTTGTTTCAAAGAGATTTTCCTATGGATGAACAGGTGGCAAGTGCCTGCGAATTATTAGGCTTGGACCCTTTATACGTAGCAAACGAAGGACTCTTTATTGCTTTCGTATCTGAGTCTGTAGCAGATGCCGTTTTGACTGCTTTGCAAGAAGATGAGAATGGTCAAAATGCTCGTATTATAGGAAGCGTCGTTGCGGAACATCCCAAACAAGTCATTATGGAAAGTGCAATAGGAGGTAAGAGGGTTATAAGTATGCTTCCCGGAGAACAATTGCCTAGAATTTGTTAATATGAATTTTGAAACGCTAGGCAAACATGTTACCGATTCTTATGTTTTTAAAGGTTCCGAGGAAATGCCATTCTTGGCTCCAAGAGGAGTTTTTACTATGGAGAATAAACTCTTTGTTTCCGATACGGGGCGTAATCGCATTTTTATCTGGAATGAAATTCCCAAGACAGAATATCAAGAACCCGATATTGTTTTGGGTCAGGTCGATGCCACAGAAACGGGTCGTAATGCGGGTGGAATTGCAACTGCAAGTACATTACATTATCCATCGGGAATATGGAGCAATGGCACTATCGTTATCGTTGCAGATGCTTGGAACCATCGCGTGCTTATTTGGCATTCGTTACCCACTCAAAATGGGCAGCCAGCGGATGTAGTGTTGGGGCAGCCCGATTTTGAATCAAATCAACCCAACGTTTCGGGTATTGGAAACGACCCTTCTGCACAAACCTTAAACTGGCCGTACGGAGTTTTCTCAGATGGAGAAAGCCTTTGGATAGCAGATACAGGGAATCGGAGGATATTGTTCTATGACGGGATTCCAATGACCAATTTTGCTCCGGCGGATGAAGTCATAGGAAAACCGGATTTCACGAACAGGGATTATGAAAATCATGAACCCATTTGGCCCTATTCCGTTAAGGTAAATGCCAAAAGACAAATGGTCGTAGCCGACACTCAATTCTACCGTTCATTAGTTTGGAATGATGCTGACAAAGCATTTTCAAAACCAGCGGATAGTATTATTGGACAAGCCGATTTTGATGCTTGTGGACAAAATCAGTTTGGCTTGTTTCCCTCTTCAAAATCGTTAAACTGGATATATGATGCTTGTTTCTATAAAGACGGGATACTAGTAAATGATACTGGGAATAGTAGAGTATTATGGTTTGATAAAATCCCAACGAAAAACAATCCCGAAGCAACAGCGGTCATTGGGAAACGAGATTTTAAAACAGGAAGCGAAAATAAAGAAACCTTGATGGGAACTTCAAGCTCCTTGTATTGGCCTTTTTCAATAACTACAAAAGAAAATAAACTAATCATTGCCGATACTGGAAATCATCGGGTAGTGATAACGGATTTAAAGCTCTAAAGACTAAGATACAGCCAGTAAACACCTATAGCAATTGCGAAAACTCCTCCCGATAAGCGCACCATTTTAAAAAGAGATTTACTGTTTTGTTTTTTGGAGTACCTCGCTAATTGTCCAAGTAAGAATGTATAAATCGTCATAACCAATAGTGTTCCTAATCCGAAGCCAATGATGTATTGAATACTATCAAATTTATTTTCAAATCCCAATACCGGAAGGAGTAAAACAAAATGTGCTATTCCTGCGAGTCCATGTAAAACCCCAATCCCAAAAGAAGTCCATTGATTTTGCTTAACCTTTTTGCTATGAGCGTGACCATGGTTTAGCATGTTTTTGTCATGCTCATGTTCGTGTATATGAATATAGGGCTCTTCCGCATTGTGCACATGCGGATGTTTGTGGTTTTTTCTTTTGCCGAAAATACTGTATAATGCCCAGAGTCCCACGACAATTAAAACGGCGCCAACTAGCTGTTCACTATGTTCCGATATTTTCTCTATTGGAATGTATTGCCGAAATAGGAGAAAAAGCAACCCTATCAAAAGCATTCCGGTCAGATGTCCAAAACCCCAGAACAAACCTATTTTCCAGACTTTTCGTCTCGTTTCAATCGCCAAAGGGGTAACCGCAGCCAAATGGTCTGGTCCTGAAACCACATGTAATATTGAAGCTGCAATACCGGCAAGTAAAGGAAAGCTCATCATTCGATTTACAAAAGAACAATGTAGTGAAATTTCTTGTCAAAATTGTTTCTGATACGCTTTTCAATTCGCTCTACGTTGTTACAAAATATACATTTCATTATTTAGCTCTTTAAAGTGAAAATCCTAGGCCGTTATAAATCATAATTATGGTCCTATTAATCGGCCGTTTTTCGGTACAACCGAAATGCCCTAAAAAAATATCTTATCCTAGTTCCATTTATCGTTCTTTTTAGTAGTTTCGTTATATAACCTTTTACGGAACTAAAAATGGTAGTAGGATATGCCAGGGTATCGACACCCGAGCAAAAGCTTGAAGCACAGATCGATCTGTTAAAAAATGCTGGTTGTGAGAAAATTTATAAGGATATAGCAAGCGGTACCCGGGACGACAGAAAAGGATTGAACGAAATGCTGAGATATATGCGAAAGGGGGACACTATCCTTACCTATAAAAACGACAGGGTTTTCCGTTCGCTGAAAAATATGGTTGAACTTATTGATAGGTTCAATGAGGCAGGGGTACATTTCAAAAGCTTGAGCGAACCGGAATTCGACACCACATCGGCCAACGGTAAATTTTTATTACAGATTTTTGCGGCAGTTGCGGAATTCGAACGCAACCTTATCAGTGAACGCACAAAGGTGGGGCTTGATAATGCAAGAAAGCGGAACAAGTTGTTGGGCAGGCCCAAAGGGTCGAAGATTGAAACAATCGAAAAGTACCATTATGCCAAGCATCTGTACGGGAATCAAGGAGTATCGATTGATTTGGCCTGCAAACGGGCAAAAATCGGTAAGACCTCTTTTTATAGAGTAGAAAAAGAACTTTCGTCAAAATCAAGTAGTTAATCTCAGACAAGGCTATGTCTTACCTCACATCACTTAGCATAACTACAGAAAGAACCCATCCGTTTCCCTATGATGTCAGTGCAATAAAGTTTGCAAAGGACGTTGATGTATCCGCACCTGTTACCTTTATTATAGGTGATAACGGTACCGGAAAGTCCACATTGCTCGAAACATTGGCACTTCGTTTACAATTACCACATATGGATGGATTTGGGTATGGTAAAAATTGTTTCAAGGCAGCCCGTTCGTTGACGCCATATCTGCATTTAGATTGGAAAATTGAAAAACCCAGAGGATTTTTCTTCAGGGCAGAGGACTTTGGTGACCTCTTGAACAGTATCGACAGAGAGGATGCCAGGCTCCATGAATCCTTCAAGGATATTTATGGAGAAGTTCCAGACCATATCATCCAAGAAATGAAGGACAACCAAAACTATCAGATTTATCGAATGCGATTGAACTATGGTCAGGATCTACAAGGTTTTTCTCATGGGGAGGCCTACCTGAAGATAATGGACGATACTATAAATGGAAACGGGATATTTCTATTGGATGAACCGGAGGCCGCTTTGTCACCATCCAAACAGTTGTCCTTGCTTTATTTTATCCAAGAACATCTTAAATCCCATATGTCCCAATTCATTATAGCTACACATTCACCTATGCTTATGGCATATCCCGGAGCCAATATATATGAGGTGACCGACAAAGGAATGAACAAAGTATCTTTGGAGGAGACAGAACATTACACTATTACAAGGTCGTTCCTGCAAAGTCCAGAAAGCTATTTGAGGTTTTTCAAGTAGAAAGTCCGGTATTATAATATGCGGTGCCGTCAAAAAATGGATACCACCATTTATCCCTTGTATTGGTTTCTCCTATGTTTTTTCCAGTTCCTGGTACGTTTTGAATACTTCGAGTTGGTCGTTTCAATCCCGTGGGGAAAACAGTAACAACAGCCACCCATCTTAAGATAGTTGTCAATCCTTGATAAACGAACATTGGATATTTTCTTTGGAAAATCAATATGTCCTTCAGGGGTAAGTCCAAAAGCCCTTTCAAATCGTTTCGTATATTTCACGATTTCAATGTTTTAAGTGAATACTTAAAACATTGAGCCTTTTAGGAATTTGGAAAGAAACATAATCGGTTGATTTCCGTAAAGATAGTCCATAAAACAGTTTGGGCACAAGTTATATTCAAAAGCTATGAAATGGTAGTGTAATCCCGAAACAAACGAATGTTCTTAAGCATTTGCAGAATAGTAGTTTGGTTAATCCAATTGGACTTTTGGCCAACTTTTGAGATGTAACCATTGTATAAGAAGTGCCAGTGTTTTCAGTACCTGTGAGCTAAGTTGTCGTTTTATGCAGCTATGAGGTCACTAGGCCTGTAACGTGCCATTTCCTGCATCACCTGTGGTCAATGTAAAATTTATTCCTACAGGATTGCCATTGCCATCCTCATCATCATATTCAACACCGCTCAAAGCACCTGAAGCAGTAAAAAAGAATTGATGCTCTTCATCCTCTTCTTCAACCTCTTCGGTTATATCCTCAGCGGGCGTTTCGGTTTCATTTAATAGTTGAATACTACCATTATAGGTAGTATTCGCACTTAAGTTACCGGAAACTGAAATAACCGGCGCATTGGGTCCCTCACCATCCAAATCCTGGGATTGTAATGTAATGGTACCTCCGGTAGCACTTAAAGTTACGTTCATGGTGGTAATGATTTCCTCTTCGTTAACTGGATCGGGATTGTCATCGTCATTAGAACAAGATGTAAAACTAATGGCAGTTACACACAATGTTAAAAATCCGATTATACTCTTTGTTTTTAAAGTTTCTAGAATTGTATTCATTTGTAATTGAAATTTTTTAATTAATAATTATATATAAGTCTTAGGTTAATATTTCTCCCCATATCGTCAACAAAATATCTCAACCTGTTCAAATAATCCCTGTAAGAAGTATTTAAAAGATTGGATACGCTTAAACCTACAGTGAAATCATTTTTGTTTTTTAAGGAAAATGAAGCTTCTGTATTCAGGGCAAGTAAATGATATGCTCCAGGTGGCGTATTAATATCCAAAAGAATATCTTGTTGCTGCTCTGGAGAGAATACGGTAATGTTTGGAGGAAATCTTTTTTGTTCAAAAACATATTGACTCTCTAAACCTACCAAAAAATTATTCCACGTAGGAATTTTAAATTCGATACTATTGTTCAAGTTTGCCGCAGGAATATTAATTAACGGGGTGTCTGTATCGACATCAGTACCACGAACCCACGAAAATTTATGTTCCGAACGAATAATTGTATTCCAATTTTTATAAATGGAGGCGTCCACACCAATTAATGTGGCATTGGTTTGCCTATAGGACCATACAGGAAATGCACCCCTTATAGTAAATTCGACACCTGTGGGTTCCAGTAGGATAAAATCGTTTATGCTATTCACAAAAGGTGCGAAGGAATATCCCCAATCCAGAGAATTTTTCTCGAGGGAAACGGATACTTTGGACGATTTTTCACTATTGATACGCAAATCACCCAATTCAATTCGGGCTGCGGAATGGTGAAGTCCATCGCTAAATAGTTCGGAAGGATTAGGGGCTCTTTGCGAGTACGCAAAGTTTACTCGCAACAAATTCTCATTATCAATTTCATAATTTACACCCGTCGTACCGGAAAAATTGTGAAAATCGAATGTAGGATTCGTAAGAAGTTGCGTTCCTAGGTCCTCTATAACAACATCATTAAAATCCTGGTCGTAACCACGCTCTTCCCATCTGGAGACCAGATAGAACTTTTTAGCGTCTATTCTATTGAAGTCATAGCGTAAGCCAGCATCTAAGGTCCAAGCATCATTTAAACGATACTCGGCCACACCATATGCTCCCAAATCATATTTATCGTAATCAGGGATCAACCTTCTTACCCCTGTGGCCGGATTTGCAAAATTGTTTTGGTA
This window of the Maribacter cobaltidurans genome carries:
- a CDS encoding type 1 periplasmic binding fold superfamily protein — its product is MNTILETLKTKSIIGFLTLCVTAISFTSCSNDDDNPDPVNEEEIITTMNVTLSATGGTITLQSQDLDGEGPNAPVISVSGNLSANTTYNGSIQLLNETETPAEDITEEVEEEDEEHQFFFTASGALSGVEYDDEDGNGNPVGINFTLTTGDAGNGTLQA